GAGGCCGAGGCGATTGCCGCCGAGGCCGAAGGGGGAGGGCGCCAGCCACTCAACGTCACCACCTGGCTAATCTCTGGCCTAGCCATCGTCTGGTCTCTGTTCCAACTCTATATTGCCTATTTCCCCATTAACTCCGTTATCGCTAGGAGTATCCATCTGACCTTCTCCATTACGATGGTCTATCTGGCTTTCCCGGGGAAAAGGGTGGATGGCAAGCAGGGTCGATTGAGTGCTTTCGCAATTCAGTTGTTCCCAGGTTTTATGCTGGCGCAGCGCTCCACCAAGTTTGCTATTCCCTGGTATGACTTTGTGCTTGCCGTAGCGGCAGGGTTGAGTTCGATATATATGGCGTGGGACTACGGGGGCATCATTGAGCGCTCAGGGGACCCCATCACGCGGGATGTTGTTGTCGGGTCAATTCTGGTCTGCCTTCTACTAGAGGCGGCGCGTCGTGCTCTTGGGCCAGCGCTTCCGGTGCTGGCGATGCTGTTTTTGCTCTACTGTTTCATTGGTCCCTGGATGCCGCCCTTCCTGGCGCATCCAGGTGTCCCGCTTGATTACGTCGTGGATCATATGTATTTGAGCGACAGCGGTATCTGGGGCGTTCCGATAGGCGTTTCCACGAGTTTTGTTTTTCTCTTCGTTCTGTTCGGTTCTCTTTTGGATAAGGCGGGGGCCGCGAATTATTTTGTCCAGGTTGCCTTCGCGGCCCTTGGGCAGTTTCGTGGGGGCCCGGCGAAGGCGGCGGTCGTTGCCTCTGGTTTAACCGGTTTGGTTTCAGGATCCTCGATTGCAAACGTGGCCACGACGGGAACGTTTACCATACCGCTCATGAGAAAAGTGGGGCTTCCCGACTACAAGGCTGGGGCGGTTGAGGTCGCGGCCTCGACGAATGGCCAGCTTATGCCCCCTGTCATGGGGGCTGCGGCGTTTATCATGGCTGAGTTTCTGGGGCTGGCCTATCTGGACATTGTTCGGGCAGCGGTGCTTCCTGCATTTCTTTCCTATATTGCGCTTTTTTACGTGGTTCACCTTGAGGCGATGAAACTCGATCTGCGCCCGATGAGCCGCTCTGAGTTGCCTCCGTTTTGGAAAACTTTCCTGGGGGGGCTTCATTACCTAATTCCAATTCTGATGCTGATCTATACCTTGGTGGTCCTTCGCTTTTCAGCCATTTCATCAGCATTCAACGCCATTATGTTGACGATGGCGATTATCGTTATCCAGCGCCCGCTTGAGGAATCGGTGCGGGTGATGCGCGAGATGTTGCTTGAGAAAGGCGAAACGAAACCATCGCGTCTCTTCGGCTCCAAACATTTCAAAGAATTTGAGGATCGCCTCTGGCATGCTGCGCTCCATGGCTTCGGTGTGAGTTTCGGAGACCTGTGGCAAGGCCTCATCGCGGGTGCCAGAAACATGATGGGCATCGGTGTGGCCACTGCGGCAGCCGGTATTATTGTTGGGACAGTGACGCTGACCGGTCTGAGTGGCCGTTTTATCGAGGCAATAGAGATTATCTCGCTCGGCAACGTGGTGTTGATGTTGCTACTCGCGGCGGGGACAAGTCTTCTCCTGGGCATGGGGCTTCCCACGACGGCGAACTATATCGTCATGGCCACGCTCACCGCTCCGGTCATCGTGACGCTCGGGGCCAAATCCGGGCTGGTTGTGCCGCTGCTGGCGGCGCATCTTTTCGTTTTCTATTTTGGAATTTTGGCGGACGACACGCCACCGGTGGGCCTTGCGGCCTTCGCGGCCTCGGCCATTGCGAAATCCGACCCGATAAAAACAGGGATTCAGGGTTTTATCTATGATCTTAGAACGGCGATTCTACCTTTCGTATTTATTTTTAACCTTGAGCTATTGATGATCTCGGGTGTTGGCCCCAAGGGGGAAATCATCTGGATCGATGACATATTTAAGATTGTATGGGTATGTGTCTCCTCACTTGTGGCGATTTTTGCCTTCGCCTCGGCGCTTCAGGGCTTTTTCGCCGATGAATGCACATGGCCGGAGCGCGGGGTGCTTCTTGTTGTTTGTGTGGTGGCTTTCCGTCCCTCGCTGGTGATTGAATTTACGGGCGGATCAAGGATAGCGGTTCAACTCGTTGCCATGGTGGTGTTTGCGGCACTCTATTTTTATCAGAGAAATAGACGCGCTGGGGTCGCTCTGGCATCGGCCTAGTTGCTCTTTCCCTCTGTTAGAGGGATGTATTCGTATCCTTATGGATCAATTTTCGGGCCAAATCTCTGGGTGTGGTAGTTTTGAATTGAGGGTATCGCTCTCTCCTTTCTCGTGAACACTGTGTGCCCAGGCAGTCGTTTGCGAGCATAAAAGAACGTTTTCTATATCGCCGGTGTTATGGTAGTTGCCCTTGGCGCCTGGTTTATATTTTTTGCGCCACACTCTTCCGAAAGGCGCTTGGAGGGGCGGTGGGCATCGGTTATAAGAGGTGTCCGGCGGAGGGGAGTTTTCTGCCTGGCCGCTGTTTGAGAATATGTCGGGGCGTAGCGCAGCCTGGTAGCGCACCTGCTTTGGGAGCAGGGGGCCGGAGGTTCGAATCCTCTCGCCCCGACCAGAAATCACTAAGGAGCCGGCGAGAGCCGGCTCTTTTTTCATTGGGATAGTGGGTGCTGTCATGGTTTGGCTGATTGGGAATATTGCGTGTAAGGGGCGTTGCTATTGGGCTGAAATCTCCTTGATACTCTCAAGTAATTCGGTCCGGGTAAAAGGTTTTGTCAGGGTAGCGTTGGCACCCAACGCCTGGGCCAGTTGGAGATAGCCCTTTGCGCCGATTCGGCCGCCGCCCGATATGGCGATAATTTTTACCTCGGGGTATTCCTGACGGAGTTCGATGATCGTTTCGAGCCCTTCCTTCTCGGGCATAATAATGTCGGTGATTATCAGCGCTGTTGGTTCTGATCTGAAAATGCGTACCGCCTCGTTGCCATTGACGGCGGTGGATACATCATAGCCCGCACGCTCAAGCAGGCTTTTTAGCGAGTTCCGCAAGTCATCATCGTCATCAACAATCAATACACTTGCCAGGGCCAACACGTACTCTCGCCTTCGTGGGTCTGAGGGTTAAATCAATTAACTGATTAATAATATAAATAATAGTGGTGGCAATTGTTAGGCAATTGTTAGGAACTCGGTAGAATTTGAAGTATGAGGGGCGATTTTGTGAAAAACGATTTCTCTATTTTGTTTTGCCTCATCTCATCTCGATTGTCGAGCTTTAACCGCATGATGCTTATTGTTACTTGTTATCGGGACTGCCCGGGTAAATTGAGCGCTGAGGTTGACTTTAACGTGTTGTTTTTTATGAAATAATAGTTGACGCCCCCCCCTCTGGCAAAGTTAAAATGAAAGGCTGTATTCCGAGGCGAGGAATCAACTCTTACCGAAAGAAATTCTAAGCTCTAAAAGGTGTTTTAACTAACGATTTTTGAGCTAAGTTAATTCAAATTTTCTGGATATCAAATGAGCACGCCCACTCAGGAAAATACTTCTCTTCCAGAAGAGAAATTAAACGCCGTCTCTGCCGAGACTCTCGGCTACGACGCTATTGCCATAGCGGCACAAAATATTCTCCATAAAAGAGAGTTACCCGATATTCTGCAGTCAGTCTGCGAGGAGGTGTGTAAGGCGCTTGGGGCAGATCGGTCCTTGGTGGAGCAGGTGGTCTCCATGACCCCCGAGGCCTACACCATGAAGTTGTTGACTTCCTTTAACATGCCTTCTGACTATTTGTCGGCTATGAATGCCCGCACCAAACCTAATGTCATATTGTCAGATACTTTTTCTAGTAG
The nucleotide sequence above comes from Nitrospinaceae bacterium. Encoded proteins:
- a CDS encoding response regulator translates to MASVLIVDDDDDLRNSLKSLLERAGYDVSTAVNGNEAVRIFRSEPTALIITDIIMPEKEGLETIIELRQEYPEVKIIAISGGGRIGAKGYLQLAQALGANATLTKPFTRTELLESIKEISAQ
- a CDS encoding TRAP transporter permease — its product is EAEAIAAEAEGGGRQPLNVTTWLISGLAIVWSLFQLYIAYFPINSVIARSIHLTFSITMVYLAFPGKRVDGKQGRLSAFAIQLFPGFMLAQRSTKFAIPWYDFVLAVAAGLSSIYMAWDYGGIIERSGDPITRDVVVGSILVCLLLEAARRALGPALPVLAMLFLLYCFIGPWMPPFLAHPGVPLDYVVDHMYLSDSGIWGVPIGVSTSFVFLFVLFGSLLDKAGAANYFVQVAFAALGQFRGGPAKAAVVASGLTGLVSGSSIANVATTGTFTIPLMRKVGLPDYKAGAVEVAASTNGQLMPPVMGAAAFIMAEFLGLAYLDIVRAAVLPAFLSYIALFYVVHLEAMKLDLRPMSRSELPPFWKTFLGGLHYLIPILMLIYTLVVLRFSAISSAFNAIMLTMAIIVIQRPLEESVRVMREMLLEKGETKPSRLFGSKHFKEFEDRLWHAALHGFGVSFGDLWQGLIAGARNMMGIGVATAAAGIIVGTVTLTGLSGRFIEAIEIISLGNVVLMLLLAAGTSLLLGMGLPTTANYIVMATLTAPVIVTLGAKSGLVVPLLAAHLFVFYFGILADDTPPVGLAAFAASAIAKSDPIKTGIQGFIYDLRTAILPFVFIFNLELLMISGVGPKGEIIWIDDIFKIVWVCVSSLVAIFAFASALQGFFADECTWPERGVLLVVCVVAFRPSLVIEFTGGSRIAVQLVAMVVFAALYFYQRNRRAGVALASA